A genomic stretch from Xanthocytophaga agilis includes:
- a CDS encoding beta-galactosidase translates to MQPISKIITSVLLPALLLGIKPIYAQKQTFEIKNGQFLDKGKPVQIHSGEMHYARIPKPYWRHRLQMLKAMGLNTVATYVFWNYHNTAPGVWDFTSENRNLAEFIKLAKEEGLYVILRPGPYACAEWEFGGYPWWLQKNKDLVIRTNNKPFLDSCKVYITKLAEQVSSLQVSKGGPIIMVQVENEFGSYVSQRQDIPIEQHRAYNQTIQQMLTGAGFTGPFFTSDGSWLFEGGVISGVLPTANGEGNIDNLKKAVDKYHDGKGPYMVAEFYPGWLDHWAEPFVRIGTDEIVKQTEKYLQNGVHFNFYMAHGGTNFGFTSGANYNEEHDIQPDITSYDYDAPVSESGWATPKYMALRELMKKYVKYPVPAIPAQISVITIPDIPLSRTVDLADLKKDIKPVSNDSPLTFEALNQGYGYVLYSKRFTQPLSGTLHLNGLRDYALVYVNGKKVGELNRVDKKYDLPVTIPFNGTLEILVENMGRINYGAEIPNNTKGIISPVLINDFEITGNWQMYSLPLISVPDLQRYPPKNTTGKPTFYTGTFELDKIGDTFLDMGSWGKGIVFINGHHLGRYWNAGPQQTLYVPGCWLTKGKNEVVIFEQQNDVAQTVLKTVEKPVLDK, encoded by the coding sequence ATGCAGCCTATTTCCAAAATCATTACTTCTGTTCTGTTACCTGCTTTGCTTTTGGGGATAAAACCGATTTATGCCCAAAAGCAAACTTTCGAAATTAAAAACGGCCAGTTTCTGGATAAGGGAAAGCCTGTTCAGATTCATTCTGGTGAAATGCATTATGCACGCATTCCCAAGCCTTACTGGCGCCATCGGCTTCAGATGCTGAAGGCTATGGGGCTAAACACTGTAGCAACCTATGTGTTCTGGAATTACCATAACACAGCTCCTGGTGTGTGGGATTTTACATCAGAAAACCGCAACCTGGCAGAGTTTATTAAGCTGGCAAAAGAAGAAGGATTGTATGTGATTCTGAGGCCAGGGCCTTATGCCTGTGCAGAATGGGAATTTGGAGGCTATCCGTGGTGGTTACAAAAGAACAAGGATCTGGTAATCCGGACTAACAATAAACCTTTCCTGGATTCTTGTAAAGTATATATCACCAAGCTGGCTGAACAGGTTTCATCGCTTCAGGTAAGCAAAGGTGGGCCTATCATTATGGTACAGGTCGAGAACGAGTTTGGTTCGTATGTGTCACAACGCCAGGATATTCCTATAGAACAACATCGTGCCTACAACCAGACTATTCAGCAGATGCTTACTGGTGCAGGGTTTACTGGTCCGTTTTTTACGTCAGACGGAAGCTGGTTGTTTGAAGGTGGGGTCATCAGTGGTGTATTACCTACCGCAAATGGAGAAGGAAATATAGACAACCTGAAAAAGGCTGTAGACAAATACCATGATGGTAAAGGACCTTATATGGTAGCCGAATTTTATCCAGGCTGGCTGGATCACTGGGCTGAACCATTTGTTCGTATTGGGACTGATGAGATAGTCAAACAAACGGAGAAGTACCTGCAAAATGGAGTTCATTTTAACTTCTATATGGCACATGGCGGGACCAACTTTGGATTTACTTCTGGGGCCAACTACAATGAAGAACATGACATTCAGCCTGATATAACCAGTTATGACTATGATGCACCCGTAAGTGAATCAGGATGGGCCACACCAAAGTATATGGCATTGCGGGAGTTGATGAAAAAATACGTAAAGTATCCTGTACCTGCCATTCCTGCACAAATTTCTGTTATCACTATTCCTGACATTCCTCTTTCCCGGACTGTGGATTTGGCTGATCTGAAGAAAGACATAAAGCCTGTATCCAATGATTCTCCACTGACATTTGAGGCTTTAAATCAGGGATATGGGTATGTGTTGTATAGTAAGAGATTTACTCAGCCACTATCAGGGACACTACATTTGAATGGATTGCGTGACTATGCACTTGTATATGTAAACGGTAAGAAAGTAGGGGAGTTAAACAGAGTGGATAAAAAATATGATCTGCCTGTAACTATTCCGTTTAATGGCACATTGGAGATACTGGTGGAAAATATGGGACGTATCAACTATGGCGCAGAGATCCCTAATAACACCAAAGGCATTATCTCGCCTGTGCTAATCAATGACTTTGAAATTACTGGCAACTGGCAGATGTATTCCCTGCCACTTATATCGGTGCCTGATCTGCAAAGATATCCACCCAAAAATACAACAGGTAAGCCTACCTTCTATACAGGAACTTTCGAACTGGACAAGATAGGGGATACATTCCTGGATATGGGTAGTTGGGGAAAAGGGATTGTGTTTATCAATGGACACCACCTGGGACGTTACTGGAATGCTGGTCCTCAGCAGACTTTGTATGTACCAGGCTGCTGGCTTACCAAAGGTAAAAATGAAGTGGTAATCTTTGAACAACAAAACGATGTGGCTCAAACTGTTCTTAAAACGGTTGAAAAGCCTGTGCTTGATAAATAA
- a CDS encoding SusD/RagB family nutrient-binding outer membrane lipoprotein → MLVFCGCENQLEEKFNNPEQSSSANLPGLLTGILDNDRVRPSYWNVRTFLLQHPAVYSQTAFFSNSTAMYQHNDSYIGQYWSNFYVPNSNGSGVIALYRSMENVYNSLAAEEKANQEIFMQAARIVLYDQASQMIDLWGDIPFSEAGSLESSSVIANPKFDDQVELYNIILAGLKESAAFFGDASSNASFTKADILLSGSLTKWQRYANSIRLRLLMRISKKDEATARTAVLEMLNNGDTYPLVDGGNAANYAPGTTDILLKPLTTYTANLNSALTELPSYYAPDYMLNTLMKPADDPRIPVMFDKFGVTSGKVFTPNKEYAAMPITFTASEQENNFQKYSILDSATFLQNPGLPGIVITASEVNFLKAEAYQRWGSTADAKTAYETALKQSVTFYYYLNSLNTTGLTVLAKPADSEITTFATTSTAAYTGDDTEKLAKIWNQKWLHLGFLQSKEAWAEYRRTNYPQLTFPTATLANYTTPPTRLVYPSTETTYNTNYKDVQAKDTRTTKIFWDVD, encoded by the coding sequence ATGCTCGTGTTTTGTGGGTGTGAAAATCAACTGGAAGAAAAATTCAATAACCCGGAACAATCCAGTAGTGCAAATTTACCTGGATTATTAACGGGAATCCTGGATAATGACCGGGTTAGACCTTCTTATTGGAATGTTCGTACATTTTTGTTACAACATCCTGCTGTCTACAGCCAGACTGCCTTTTTTTCAAACAGTACGGCTATGTACCAGCACAATGATAGTTACATAGGACAATATTGGTCTAATTTCTATGTACCTAATAGCAATGGTAGTGGTGTAATTGCTTTGTACCGTTCCATGGAGAATGTATACAATTCTCTGGCAGCAGAAGAGAAGGCTAATCAGGAGATTTTTATGCAGGCTGCACGAATCGTATTGTATGATCAGGCATCTCAAATGATTGATTTGTGGGGTGATATTCCTTTCAGTGAAGCAGGAAGCCTTGAATCATCCAGCGTAATAGCTAATCCAAAATTTGATGATCAGGTTGAATTGTATAATATCATTCTGGCTGGTTTGAAAGAATCCGCTGCTTTCTTTGGTGATGCGTCTTCCAATGCATCTTTTACAAAGGCAGATATTCTACTTAGTGGTAGCCTTACCAAGTGGCAACGTTACGCAAACTCTATTCGTTTGCGGTTACTGATGCGTATTTCGAAGAAAGATGAAGCAACAGCAAGAACTGCTGTCCTGGAAATGCTGAATAATGGCGATACATATCCACTGGTAGATGGTGGTAATGCAGCAAATTATGCTCCTGGTACTACTGATATCCTGTTAAAGCCGTTGACGACATATACTGCCAACCTTAACTCTGCCTTAACAGAATTACCAAGCTATTACGCGCCAGATTATATGCTGAACACATTGATGAAACCAGCAGATGATCCTCGTATTCCTGTAATGTTTGACAAATTTGGTGTAACTAGTGGTAAGGTATTCACTCCTAATAAAGAATATGCTGCAATGCCAATCACATTTACGGCTTCAGAACAGGAAAACAACTTTCAGAAATATTCTATTCTGGATTCTGCTACCTTCTTACAAAATCCAGGATTACCTGGTATTGTTATCACAGCTTCAGAAGTTAATTTCCTGAAAGCAGAGGCTTATCAGCGTTGGGGAAGCACTGCAGATGCCAAAACTGCATATGAAACTGCATTAAAACAATCTGTTACATTCTACTATTATCTGAATAGTCTGAACACAACAGGTTTGACAGTGTTAGCAAAACCTGCAGATAGCGAAATTACTACTTTTGCAACAACATCTACTGCTGCGTATACTGGTGATGATACTGAGAAGCTGGCTAAAATCTGGAATCAGAAATGGTTACACTTAGGATTTTTGCAATCTAAGGAGGCTTGGGCTGAGTATCGTAGAACAAACTATCCTCAGTTGACATTCCCAACTGCTACGTTGGCGAATTATACTACACCTCCAACACGGTTGGTATATCCTTCTACAGAAACAACTTATAATACTAACTATAAAGATGTACAGGCTAAAGACACCCGTACAACAAAAATCTTCTGGGATGTAGACTAA
- a CDS encoding SusC/RagA family TonB-linked outer membrane protein yields the protein MRKNLLRLRTFVYGSFFVGSALPMFGQVQPIALASVQSTHRFSQQNQSQDLVDVLKELSKDYGVIFDYNPKVLKGKSVSVDRKELQSKELDQILNSLLTPLKLTFEKNNNHSYIIYLKKERVKTETSANGNETLPYNMTNMAMVNSTALAGPANSISTPAVAFQVTGQVKDDRGEGLPGVSVSLKGTTNGTVTDAQGKYNLTIPEGTGTLVFSFVGYVTEEIAVNNQTTIDVTLLPDIMSLNEVVVTAMGIKKEEKALGYAVSTVTAEQITKSGNTNFASALYGKAAGVKITTAPGGSGSAVNVQIRGINSLNNNKQPIYVVDGVIIRNDEQNGSVGANNNNYWDDQRIRGNGILDINPADIESLTVLKGASATALYGSDASSGVIVITTKKGTKGKGLGVDVNYTGTLERVAFLPKFQNIYGPGYDRATNLSAGANAEGWIADSNSPTGFRPYFRAYGQFGPKMEGQQVSWWDGSVRSYSARPDNYRDVFDKGYSSNINIGLSNQTDKISYRLSATHLDYKSTNPGSKQEKTTFNLNSTVHLNNKVSTDIVVNYINTRTHNRAAQLGQVLGSFAGFFSRTEDMSLMRERYQTSDGYKYGIYTSGRPEAFTYNIRATNLLDFFWNQLRNQYDETENRLITSATLNWDVIDHLKFRGRIGNDYTGIGIEDKRYNEYATAYNSSSSSTGMYGTSKGQYAVLYGDMLLTYANKIGSDLDYSVSGGFQGRNEHYKDQYSGTTNGLVSENWFSLANSYGILNTTATRKEMLKYAYIGIANFSYKNFLFLEGTARQEYNSTLPAGNNRYFYWSTNGSFVFTDVLQLPTAFSYGKLRASYGVVGNGAKIYGSNILYTQSSLQSVNGSVPKLITNSAYGNLLLKPEMKYETEVGLETRFLNNKFGIDLTYYSNKVKDQILDLATAPSNGANSQIVNVGEIGSRGVEIAFNATPVSRAVRWDTRINYAFNKSRVISLNGVSEVNFYNADQNAIKLVAAPGETLGNIYVYERAKDENGNFLISDDGFYVIDKSKYEKAGNIMPKAIGGFSNTVSYKNFALDFTIDYRIGGKMISTPTKYAMGAGMYENTLQYRDASRGGLTYTDPADGQIHDDGVLLKGVNQNTGEENTKVISAAEYYMTTYNWGADAWNSKGALFDNSYIKMREITLSYKIPSHISDRVHLKNLRFSLVGRNLFYIWRTLENIDPEAPLGNQWWSQGVDVGSTAPTRSFGFSLNASF from the coding sequence ATGAGGAAAAACCTACTTCGGCTCCGAACATTTGTTTACGGGTCGTTTTTTGTTGGGTCTGCACTGCCTATGTTTGGGCAAGTACAGCCTATCGCACTAGCCTCCGTACAAAGTACACACCGATTCTCTCAGCAAAATCAATCTCAGGATCTGGTAGATGTATTAAAGGAACTATCTAAGGACTACGGGGTTATCTTTGATTACAATCCCAAAGTACTAAAAGGTAAATCTGTATCTGTTGATCGCAAAGAACTGCAATCCAAAGAACTGGATCAGATACTAAATAGTCTATTAACTCCTCTTAAATTAACTTTTGAAAAAAATAATAATCATTCCTATATTATTTACCTGAAGAAAGAACGGGTAAAGACAGAAACTTCTGCAAATGGGAATGAAACATTGCCATATAATATGACTAATATGGCAATGGTAAACAGTACAGCTTTAGCAGGCCCTGCTAATTCTATCAGTACACCTGCTGTTGCATTTCAGGTAACAGGACAAGTAAAAGATGATAGGGGAGAGGGACTACCTGGAGTAAGTGTTTCTTTAAAAGGAACTACTAATGGTACTGTAACAGATGCACAAGGAAAATACAACCTTACTATTCCTGAAGGAACAGGTACTTTGGTATTCTCTTTTGTAGGTTATGTGACAGAAGAAATAGCTGTTAATAATCAAACTACTATTGACGTTACATTGCTTCCAGACATTATGTCATTGAATGAAGTAGTTGTAACTGCAATGGGTATTAAAAAAGAAGAAAAGGCATTAGGATATGCAGTAAGTACTGTCACTGCTGAACAAATCACAAAAAGTGGTAACACCAACTTTGCTTCTGCATTATATGGTAAAGCTGCTGGTGTGAAAATTACTACAGCTCCAGGTGGTTCTGGAAGTGCGGTAAATGTTCAGATTCGTGGCATTAACTCGCTGAATAACAATAAGCAACCAATTTATGTAGTAGATGGTGTTATTATTCGGAATGATGAGCAGAATGGTTCTGTTGGTGCCAATAATAACAATTATTGGGATGATCAGCGTATACGTGGTAATGGTATTCTGGATATTAACCCTGCTGATATTGAAAGCTTAACAGTACTAAAAGGTGCCAGTGCAACTGCATTATATGGTTCAGACGCATCTAGTGGTGTAATCGTGATCACTACTAAAAAAGGTACCAAAGGAAAAGGTTTGGGTGTAGATGTAAATTATACAGGTACACTGGAACGTGTTGCTTTCCTTCCTAAATTCCAAAATATATACGGACCAGGATATGACAGAGCCACCAACCTTTCTGCCGGTGCTAATGCAGAAGGATGGATTGCTGATTCAAACTCTCCTACTGGTTTCCGTCCTTATTTCAGAGCTTACGGACAATTTGGTCCTAAAATGGAAGGCCAGCAAGTAAGCTGGTGGGATGGTTCTGTTCGTTCTTACTCTGCCCGTCCTGATAACTACAGAGATGTATTTGATAAAGGATATAGTTCAAACATCAACATTGGCTTATCCAATCAGACTGATAAAATTAGTTATCGTTTGTCCGCTACTCATTTGGATTATAAAAGTACTAACCCTGGTAGCAAGCAGGAGAAAACTACTTTTAACCTGAACAGTACTGTTCATTTGAATAATAAAGTTAGTACAGATATTGTTGTAAACTATATTAATACTCGTACTCACAATCGTGCAGCCCAATTAGGTCAGGTATTGGGTTCTTTTGCTGGATTCTTTAGCCGGACAGAAGATATGAGTTTAATGCGTGAAAGATATCAGACTTCTGATGGATACAAATATGGAATTTATACATCTGGACGCCCAGAAGCATTTACTTATAATATTCGCGCTACCAACTTATTAGACTTTTTCTGGAATCAATTGAGAAATCAATATGATGAAACAGAAAATCGTTTGATTACCAGTGCTACATTAAACTGGGATGTGATTGATCATTTGAAATTCAGAGGTCGTATTGGTAATGATTATACAGGAATCGGAATAGAAGATAAGCGTTACAATGAATATGCTACTGCATATAATTCATCATCAAGTAGTACCGGCATGTATGGTACATCTAAAGGACAATACGCTGTTCTATATGGTGATATGTTATTAACATATGCCAACAAAATAGGATCTGATCTGGATTATTCAGTAAGTGGCGGTTTTCAGGGACGTAATGAACATTATAAAGATCAGTATTCCGGTACAACCAATGGCTTGGTTTCTGAAAACTGGTTTAGTTTAGCTAATTCTTATGGTATACTTAATACTACAGCAACACGCAAAGAAATGCTAAAGTATGCCTATATCGGAATTGCTAACTTCAGTTACAAAAACTTCTTATTCTTAGAAGGTACTGCTCGTCAGGAGTATAATTCAACACTGCCTGCTGGTAACAATCGTTATTTCTATTGGTCAACCAATGGTAGCTTCGTTTTCACGGATGTATTGCAATTACCAACTGCATTTAGTTATGGTAAATTGAGAGCTTCTTATGGTGTTGTAGGTAATGGTGCAAAAATTTATGGATCAAATATTCTGTATACTCAGAGTTCTTTGCAATCTGTAAATGGTTCTGTACCAAAACTAATCACCAATTCTGCTTACGGAAACTTGTTGCTGAAACCTGAGATGAAATATGAAACAGAAGTAGGTCTGGAGACAAGATTCCTGAATAATAAATTCGGTATAGATCTTACTTACTATTCTAACAAAGTAAAAGATCAGATTCTGGACTTGGCTACTGCTCCTTCTAATGGTGCTAACAGTCAGATTGTGAATGTTGGTGAAATCGGAAGCCGTGGGGTTGAGATCGCATTTAATGCAACTCCAGTATCAAGAGCTGTACGTTGGGATACACGGATCAACTATGCATTCAATAAATCTCGTGTGATTTCATTAAATGGAGTGTCTGAAGTGAATTTTTATAATGCGGATCAAAACGCTATAAAATTGGTAGCAGCGCCAGGCGAAACATTAGGAAATATCTATGTGTACGAACGTGCAAAAGATGAAAATGGTAACTTCCTGATATCAGATGATGGATTTTATGTGATTGATAAGTCCAAATATGAGAAAGCTGGTAATATTATGCCTAAAGCTATTGGTGGTTTCTCAAACACTGTCTCCTATAAAAACTTTGCCCTTGACTTTACTATCGACTATCGTATAGGTGGAAAGATGATCTCTACTCCAACCAAGTATGCTATGGGTGCAGGTATGTATGAGAATACACTTCAATACAGAGATGCTTCACGGGGTGGTTTAACTTACACAGATCCTGCTGACGGACAAATTCATGATGATGGTGTATTGCTGAAAGGTGTAAATCAGAATACAGGAGAAGAAAATACCAAAGTAATCAGTGCTGCTGAGTACTATATGACAACGTATAACTGGGGTGCTGATGCATGGAACTCAAAAGGTGCCCTTTTTGATAATAGTTACATCAAAATGCGTGAAATTACTTTGAGTTATAAAATTCCTTCTCATATATCTGATAGAGTTCATCTGAAAAATCTGCGTTTTTCATTGGTAGGTCGTAACCTGTTCTATATCTGGAGAACATTAGAAAATATCGATCCTGAAGCTCCTCTGGGTAATCAGTGGTGGTCACAAGGTGTGGATGTAGGTTCTACTGCTCCTACACGTAGTTTCGGATTTTCATTGAATGCATCTTTCTAA
- a CDS encoding FecR family protein, producing the protein MEPLQLTELIRKVRAGTATVAEKELLEAYWNQSVEDQEFLTGLSEAEYSGLGTTMYQNILQTIKTKEDTAAGEEAKVIPLSSNRWIWAAASVLVLIISVASIWMYTRNPLQIEETAFGNRREIMLPDQSVVVLNGNSSIRYAPDWNPEENREVWIEGEAYFSVKHTKNHQKFIVHTPDNLQIEVLGTKFNVSNRRGITNVVLQEGKVKVSDTESTYVMKPGEMVSYSTTRPLLMPQTTNPKVAVSWKENLLLFQDETLESIADQLYDSYGIEVDFQDTTVKKELFTGSVPVDSVDLLFEKFEKLYQTKITKQDNHYVIH; encoded by the coding sequence ATGGAACCATTACAATTAACAGAACTAATAAGAAAGGTAAGAGCAGGGACCGCAACTGTTGCTGAAAAGGAATTACTGGAAGCATATTGGAATCAATCAGTAGAGGATCAGGAATTTCTAACAGGTCTTTCAGAAGCAGAATATTCAGGTTTAGGTACTACCATGTATCAGAATATTCTGCAGACTATAAAAACAAAGGAAGATACAGCTGCTGGAGAAGAGGCGAAAGTGATCCCATTGTCTTCTAATCGCTGGATCTGGGCAGCAGCATCTGTTTTAGTACTGATCATTTCTGTGGCAAGTATATGGATGTATACCAGAAATCCTCTTCAGATTGAAGAAACTGCTTTTGGAAATCGTAGGGAAATAATGTTACCTGATCAGTCTGTAGTTGTATTAAATGGAAACTCTTCGATCCGCTATGCTCCCGATTGGAATCCTGAGGAGAACCGGGAAGTATGGATTGAAGGGGAAGCATATTTTTCAGTGAAGCATACAAAGAATCATCAAAAATTTATAGTTCATACACCTGATAATCTTCAGATAGAGGTTTTAGGAACAAAGTTTAATGTGAGTAATCGCAGGGGGATCACAAATGTGGTATTACAGGAAGGTAAAGTAAAAGTATCAGATACGGAGTCAACGTATGTAATGAAACCAGGAGAAATGGTTAGTTATTCTACTACTCGTCCTTTGTTAATGCCTCAGACTACCAATCCTAAAGTAGCTGTTTCCTGGAAAGAAAATCTGTTACTTTTTCAGGATGAAACACTTGAGTCAATTGCAGATCAACTGTATGATAGTTACGGGATTGAAGTTGATTTTCAGGATACTACGGTAAAGAAGGAGCTGTTTACAGGGTCGGTTCCAGTCGATTCGGTAGATCTTTTATTTGAAAAGTTTGAAAAATTATACCAAACAAAAATAACCAAACAAGATAACCACTATGTGATCCATTAA
- a CDS encoding RNA polymerase sigma-70 factor codes for MNQSYREEEDWIIALQNGDEKGFEQIYQKYWPKLFSAAYNHTRIRETAQEIVQEVFVSLWVNRSTITIHTNLQGYLLRAVRNKIYDHFDKQSVRSKYELFVSVQQPNAINFTEQEVIYTELDELVHTEMNVLPETTRQVFQLSRFNGFTIPEIADEMQVSVKTVEYHLTKALKHLRLRLSELLFLLATLLVI; via the coding sequence ATGAATCAATCCTATAGAGAAGAGGAAGACTGGATTATAGCCCTACAGAATGGCGACGAAAAAGGATTTGAGCAGATATATCAAAAGTATTGGCCTAAGCTTTTCTCCGCTGCCTACAATCATACCCGTATTCGCGAAACAGCACAGGAAATTGTGCAGGAAGTATTTGTTAGCCTTTGGGTCAACAGATCAACCATAACTATTCACACAAATCTTCAGGGTTATTTGTTGCGTGCAGTGCGTAACAAGATATATGATCACTTTGATAAGCAAAGTGTACGATCCAAATATGAGTTATTTGTATCCGTGCAGCAACCTAATGCTATCAATTTTACAGAGCAGGAAGTAATCTACACTGAACTGGATGAATTAGTACATACAGAAATGAATGTACTTCCGGAAACAACCCGCCAGGTATTTCAACTAAGCCGATTTAATGGATTTACTATTCCTGAAATAGCTGATGAAATGCAGGTTTCTGTAAAAACAGTCGAATACCATCTTACCAAAGCACTAAAACACCTTCGGTTACGACTCTCAGAATTGTTGTTTCTGCTTGCAACCTTACTGGTTATTTAG
- a CDS encoding AraC family transcriptional regulator: MKPLLLKLQLSPDHSFSVRTSVVLQTYNRWHFHPEVELVYIEQGRGMIFLGDKIQSFQAGDSILIGKNVPHYWLCNGSEENEQAKALVVHFLEDFWGTSFLELPENRLLKELFFKARRGIQLTTKESDTFVSYLFQLAEAKEGERLLFLLHVLYRIAVCKNFQLISSTGYTLALSEDETDRLNRVLVYSTTYFKQKISLEEVAALAHISPHAFCRYFKARTRKTYSQFLLELRIGHACKLLAEAKLSVAQVCFESGFNTFANFNKYFKRITGVSPLHYQKAHNQQQYLSK; this comes from the coding sequence ATGAAACCGTTATTATTAAAACTTCAGTTATCACCTGACCATTCCTTCAGTGTTCGAACCAGTGTAGTGTTGCAAACTTATAACCGATGGCATTTTCATCCGGAAGTTGAACTGGTATATATTGAGCAAGGGAGAGGAATGATTTTTCTGGGAGATAAGATTCAGTCATTTCAGGCAGGCGACAGTATACTAATAGGAAAAAATGTACCTCACTATTGGTTGTGTAATGGATCAGAGGAGAATGAACAAGCCAAAGCACTGGTTGTCCATTTTCTGGAAGATTTCTGGGGGACATCTTTTTTGGAATTACCCGAAAATCGATTATTGAAAGAATTGTTTTTCAAAGCTAGGAGAGGAATACAATTAACCACAAAAGAGTCTGACACCTTTGTGTCTTATTTATTCCAGTTAGCAGAGGCTAAAGAGGGTGAAAGATTGTTGTTTCTTTTGCATGTATTATATAGGATAGCTGTTTGTAAGAACTTTCAGTTGATCTCTTCAACAGGATATACATTGGCACTAAGTGAAGATGAAACAGACCGTCTGAATAGAGTGCTGGTGTATTCAACTACCTATTTTAAACAAAAAATATCTCTGGAGGAAGTAGCTGCTTTGGCACATATTAGCCCCCATGCATTCTGCAGGTACTTTAAAGCCAGAACCCGTAAAACCTATTCACAGTTTTTACTAGAACTTAGAATAGGACACGCTTGTAAATTATTGGCAGAAGCAAAGTTGAGTGTAGCGCAAGTGTGTTTTGAAAGTGGCTTTAACACATTTGCCAATTTTAACAAATATTTCAAACGCATTACCGGAGTAAGCCCACTGCATTATCAGAAGGCACATAACCAACAACAGTATTTGTCTAAATAA
- a CDS encoding (Fe-S)-binding protein, with protein sequence MKVGLFIPCYIDQFYPNVGIATLELLEKLGCNVAFPLNQTCCGQPMANSGYSNLTKGCDANFVSNFSEFDYIVAPSGSCVLHIKEHLKDADHPEKAIQIRKRIFELCEFLTDVLKIDNLPASFPHRVGLHASCHGQRGLHLSSMSERNEPSFSKPGHLLSMVKGLDLVQAERPDECCGFGGTFCVFEEAVSVKMGKDRIGEHVQNQVEYITGGDTSCLMHLEGILKRQQSPIRIIHIAEILNSSISN encoded by the coding sequence ATGAAAGTAGGCTTGTTTATACCTTGTTATATTGACCAGTTCTATCCCAACGTTGGTATTGCAACACTGGAACTACTGGAAAAACTAGGCTGTAATGTTGCATTTCCTCTTAATCAAACGTGTTGTGGTCAACCTATGGCGAATTCGGGTTATTCGAATCTCACCAAAGGGTGTGATGCAAACTTTGTCTCAAACTTTTCTGAGTTTGACTACATTGTGGCTCCTTCAGGAAGTTGTGTACTTCATATTAAAGAACATCTCAAAGATGCTGATCATCCGGAAAAGGCAATTCAGATACGAAAACGGATATTTGAATTATGTGAATTTCTAACGGATGTTCTAAAAATAGACAATCTGCCAGCCTCTTTCCCACATCGGGTTGGATTACATGCCAGCTGTCACGGACAACGTGGGCTTCACTTGTCGTCTATGTCTGAACGAAACGAACCTTCATTCTCTAAACCGGGTCATCTGTTATCTATGGTAAAAGGACTGGATTTGGTACAGGCAGAACGTCCAGATGAATGTTGTGGCTTTGGAGGCACCTTCTGTGTATTTGAAGAGGCTGTTTCTGTAAAAATGGGAAAAGATCGTATAGGAGAACATGTACAGAACCAGGTGGAATACATTACAGGTGGTGACACTTCCTGTCTGATGCATCTGGAAGGTATACTCAAACGACAACAATCCCCTATCCGGATTATTCACATTGCAGAAATACTGAACAGCAGTATCTCCAACTAG